AGAGTTTACGGAGTCTTTCGCTACGACCTTCATCGCTGCGGCGTCGTTTTCATCGTCTTCCCCGCGGTGACGCTTGACTCCGGGCGTTTCAGCGCTGGGTGCACCTTCACTTTTGTCTGCAGCTTCCGACGCCCCTGCCGTAGCAGCGGCAGCCCCATTACTACTAGTCGCAGTATCTGCCTCCGATGGTGTACAGGCGCGACCGGAACCGGCATCAGATTCCGTTGTACTCACGGGATCTTTATAGCCAGCGGCTGCTTTTACAAAGGCGGGTATCTTTGTCATGTCCTCGACAGTAATCACAGGCAACCGAGTGACGCCGTCCCTGTACTGCCGCAACTGTCGGACAATGTTGTGGAATGAGCGTATACTGGGAGCAAGGTCAACCTTCATTGATGCCGCTTTCGAGTCAACAGACATCCCAAAATAGTAGTGACGACTAAATGATTTCACCGCAGTGCCAGCAGAGCCCCCGCCTACAGCAGAAGATACCGAGCTACTATTACCATTTGAAGAAGCGCCCGCACGCCCCTGTGCGCCGCCCTCCGGTATTCCGCCGCCTCGAGGCGCCTTCTTCAGCAACCGACTTCGCGCCTCAACTTCCTCCGGTGCTTCGTACCCTTTCGGGTTCAAACGCAGCCGCACATGTGGAAAACTTTCAAGTGACTGCGCTCGCGATTCGGCTGTTCCCGCCCATAAGAATCGTATCTTCGACTCCACGGCATCCACGTAGCCTTGGTACGCTTCCGCATCTGTGCAAGTAACCTGAACGTGCAGGTAATACTTATATTCCCCAAAGAACTTCACAGGCTCAAGAATTTTGCTCCAGATGCCATGTGGACCCAGTTTCATTTTCGTTTCCTCTACGCCCATCCCAATGTAGGATGAACAAATCTCATGGCCGCGAGCAAACTCATCACATAGTTGCCTCAGATTGGTCATCGTCACGTTGTAACAAGCGTTCCCGTATGGCACTGCTGGGGTGAGCACAGGGAAAAGCGCTAATGCGTCGGACTTCGATTCCCGCGGGTCCCAACCGCGACCCAAGTTCGTTTTGACGCGCA
This sequence is a window from Trypanosoma brucei gambiense DAL972 chromosome 7, complete sequence. Protein-coding genes within it:
- a CDS encoding poly(A) polymerase, putative → MSRADKSFLAKKIISSDGPSPAEEDHNVPLVEWCAAGIEPEEEANRRRSVLEHINCIVRAWIRSTMIAEFRMPAEAAAQVEGRIFATGSYRYNVHGSGSDIDIVLIAPNRITREHFFNTLAPRLSHESRITELHCIRDARVPLIAMVADGIDIDLSFGSIRQDRVPEVITDDLLQGLDDQSVLSCNAVRVAHNIMDLAPHKASFRQALRFIKAWGKARGIYSNTFGFPSGIGWAILVAFVCQCHPNQNAAGMVVRFFRIYHTWFSPNPHGSGRENRAIYLTETMRVKTNLGRGWDPRESKSDALALFPVLTPAVPYGNACYNVTMTNLRQLCDEFARGHEICSSYIGMGVEETKMKLGPHGIWSKILEPVKFFGEYKYYLHVQVTCTDAEAYQGYVDAVESKIRFLWAGTAESRAQSLESFPHVRLRLNPKGYEAPEEVEARSRLLKKAPRGGGIPEGGAQGRAGASSNGNSSSVSSAVGGGSAGTAVKSFSRHYYFGMSVDSKAASMKVDLAPSIRSFHNIVRQLRQYRDGVTRLPVITVEDMTKIPAFVKAAAGYKDPVSTTESDAGSGRACTPSEADTATSSNGAAAATAGASEAADKSEGAPSAETPGVKRHRGEDDENDAAAMKVVAKDSVNSAIADHAGPKLGKGSAEGGGARRDNSTGHSKVSQDDDEELGLEQALGLGF